In the genome of Entelurus aequoreus isolate RoL-2023_Sb linkage group LG08, RoL_Eaeq_v1.1, whole genome shotgun sequence, one region contains:
- the LOC133654964 gene encoding glutathione peroxidase 2-like, whose product MADKSIYDFSTETLDGVAVRLSDYRGKVLLVVNVATFUGSTIEEYHRLNALMEMFGDLNFTVLGFCCNQFGLQSPEGSHETLNILKYVRPGGGFVPKFPIFGKVEVNGSNEDPLFTYLKESLPFVNPVIGEMKKFYWSPIAVDDIRWNFEKFLITAGGEPFRRYELHCPVDKVEKDIAQLL is encoded by the exons ATGGCCGACAAATCCATCTACGACTTCTCCACCGAGACGCTGGATGGAGTGGCGGTTCGTCTCAGCGACTACCGCGGGAAGGTGCTCCTGGTCGTGAACGTGGCCACCTTCTGAGGGTCCACCATAGAGGAG taccatCGACTGAATGCACTCATGGAAATGTTTGGTGACCTCAACTTCACCGTTCTGGGATTCTGTTGCAACCAGTTCGGCCTCCAGTCCCCTG AGGGCAGTCATGAAACCTTAAACATCCTTAAGTACGTAAGACCTGGAGGAGGATTTGTGCCAAAGTTTCCCATCTTCGGTAAAGTGGAGGTTAACGGATCAAACGAAGATCCACTCTTCACCTACCTGAAG GAGTCTTTGCCCTTTGTGAACCCGGTCATAGGAGAAATGAAGAAATTCTACTGGTCACCCATCGCAGTCGATGACATCCGATGGAACTTCGAGAAGTTCCTGATCACCGCAGGCGGCGAGCCCTTCCGCAG GTATGAACTTCACTGTCCCGTCGACAAGGTGGAGAAGGATATTGCCCAGCTCCTCTAG
- the fbxl15 gene encoding F-box/LRR-repeat protein 15, producing the protein MSPVGSTLEDVLVAHILSCLPLRQLVSLQRVSKRFRALIQIYFAKCKSFDPAEQSIPKEAFIFMMKDNKVLQKLCLQSCSCWLTDHDLLPLLSQNQRLLSVDMAGCVGLTHRSLAALSLTCCAHLRHLALADCSFVDGVSLRSLADHCGELRSVNLAGCRQLKDDAICYLAKKCAKLTFLSLALNGNITDESVEEVAKNCRGLEHLDLNCCLPVSNQSIRTLGEYCPKLQSLKVKHCHQVTESSLEPLRKRNVLIDIQPLPERARLSHMLRYTPFVNLQV; encoded by the exons ATGTCGCCTGTTGGATCTACCCTGGAGGACGTGCTGGTCGCCCATATTCTCTCTTGCTTGCCTTTAAGGCAGCTAGTCAGCCTGCAAAGAGTGAGCAAGCGGTTCCGCGCACTCATCCAGATCTATTTCGCCAAATGCAAGAGTTTCGATCCA GCAGAGCAGTCCATTCCCAAGGAAGCCTTTATCTTCATGATGAAggacaacaaagttctgcagaagcTGTGCCTCCAGAGCTGCTCGTGCTGGCTGACAGACCACGACCTGCTCCCGCTTCTCAGCCAGAACCAGCGTCTTCTCAGCGTGGACATGGCCGGGTGCGTCGGTCTGACTCACCGCTCCCTGGCGGCGTTGTCTTTGACCTGCTGCGCACACCTGCGCCACCTCGCCCTGGCGGACTGCAGCTTCGTGGACGGCGTGTCCCTGCGCAGCTTGGCGGACCACTGTGGAGAGCTGCGCTCCGTCAACCTCGCCGGGTGCCGCCAGCTAAAAGACGACGCCATCTGCTACCTGGCCAAGAAGTGTGCAAAGTTAACCTTTCTTTCTTTGGCGCTCAATGGAAATATCACAGACGAGTCTGTGGAGGAGGTGGCCAAGAACTGCAGGGGCCTCGAGCATCTGGACTTGAATTGTTGCCTGCCTGTCAGTAACCAGTCCATCAG GACCCTTGGAGAATATTGCCCCAAGCTGCAGTCCTTGAAGGTGAAACACTGCCACCAGGTGACGGAGTCCAGCCTGGAGCCTCTACGCAAGCGCAACGTGCTCATCGATATCCAGCCGCTACCGGAAAGGGCACGGCTGTCCCACATGCTGCGATACACTCCTTTTGTCAATTTACAG gtctaa